The Oryzias latipes chromosome 11, ASM223467v1 nucleotide sequence AAGCAGACGgcggagctgctgcagagctgaaaGAAATAGTGAGTTACTCAATatagaactttttcttttaacaataaaCAAAGCCGTTTTTCTACTTCGAcacatcttttgttttcttagaTGGCGAGTTAGAGGACGTTTTGTTTGCGGGcggaaaacaaagttttaaccCAAAGTTTTCCGTCGTTGTAGATGGAAACCACTATGCGAAGGCTGCAGGACAGATTTAAGAAGACGTCTGAACAGCTGGAGTCAAACAATATCCTTCATGTTTACATTAAACTCCTGTTTGTTTCAGTATAGAAATTTTGTATTCAAGTTTCTGGAAAAGTTTGTCCTTTTGACCGCTAGAGGGcgatcaaacaggaagtgcacaGATTGGTTTCAGGCAGTTATgcttatatttttcaaaataagaaaacgacttttttttttaaatttgtttgtcTTTACCACTGATCTGTTAGTTGGTCCAGTTTAATCTTGGTTGTTTGTTGTCAGCTTAAGcttatttacttgttttacttttgtgtACATCAAGTTGGGactcaatattttattttatatttttttatttaaagaaaataacttaTACCTTATTTTTACCTGTGGGCTAACGCTCGcaccttcaaagtaaaagagcagttgctgtttttcaaagtaaaatactttttctttttgtgactGTGAAAATCAAACGAACATCAGTTTGACTGGAGCCAAACCACTGAAGTATCAAGCCGAACTTTTCCTATCCGGGACACTTGATCAGATGGGCCGCCGCATAAAAGATTTGGAGAAGAACGTAGCGGAGCTCATGTCCCAGGCTGGCATGGAGGCGTCCTCAGATGTCAGTGAATCTATCTGATGGTATCTGACAGTCCAGATCATTATTGCAGAAAAGCCTGAGATGTTCCAGATGTTTGTGCCAAAGAAAACCAGCCAAAACTTGAATGCCAGTgtaaatctgttatttttttttacctttcataacttcattttattgttaaatttcCCTCAATTGTAAATAAAGAAGGATGCAAACACGCAcacaataaaacttaaaatgtttattgtGAAACCTTTGTGTCTTGGCTGAATAGGTGTCGCCTCAGAACTTCATTTCCGTTCCCACTTGACCtgttcagctgaaacaaacTCACTTAAGTTTGAAAAACATCCCaagttttcctgttttatcACCCAGAAATGATGCAGTTCAGCTCTAAAGATGACTAATGCAACAAAAGTATAAGGTTTCCCAAATCCAAATAAGTATTTACACTTGGAAATGGCAGACAAACGCCTTTCCAGGTCCAAAATGAAAGAcaatttctgattctgaacagAGTTTCTGAGCGCAGCACGGCGTTCATGCGGCGCATTCTGGACCTTCTGAAGGCCTCATGAAGATCTGCAGCGACATTTAGGGAATCTCTGACCTGCTCTGTCTGTTTTTCACACTTCACTGATGTCCCTCCACACCTCCTCCTGCATGACAGCTGATGGTTATAGTAGGAACCTGTGGACGCAGAAGAAACTCAAACGGAGGAAACACTTTCAGAAATTTAGTGCAGTTGCCAACAGCATTTTCAcaagttttattcattgtttaATCAGATTTGTACTTAAACTTCAGCATCTAACAGCTCTATATGAATGCAATCGTGGAAGTTTGGGCGTTTTAAAACTTCAGATGCTCCTCAGAAATGGCAAAACTGAGCTGCTGTTCTCGACTCCATTGATGTCAAACAGACATTCCTGTTAAATCTGCTGTAGACCTCCATAATGCATCTAAATGTTTTACTCAAGGAAGAGGAGCTTTCCCCAAAAAAGTATTGCCTCACGTTATGACTCCAGGAACTGGTAAATATAGTACTTAAAAATCTACTAAAGTTCTGAGTAACAGTTTTAACTTCTTATGTAATCAGAccaaaaactgcagcttttttcaAACAGGTGCTCACTGATTACATCAACGGTTCTGGAGAATTacagctttttctttgttaaagaCACAAAGTCTTTCCTGCTTTGGGTTAATAATGGGTTGTGTGTTTTACCTCACAGCACTGATCAAGTTCATCTTCTGTTACTGATGCGTTCTTCATGGTGTCAGACATAAAGCTGAAGTACGCACAGAAATCCTCACACTGATGCCAAACATGACCCACCATGAGTTCTAATGTTGTCCCCAGAACAAATATACAAACCAAGAATGAACTACTAGACTAATGTGGTCACTGTAGCTCCGTAAAAATACTGATTTCCCTTTATTAGATATACTCAAGTAAAACAATTCTGTAAGAAAACTACTCTAAGAATAGGTACAGTAGTATGTcttattgcattttattttctttgtatcaTGTTTTCTGTGGTTAAAGAATTAATTGTgagagaaaaatcaacaaaccaCACCtattcaaatgtaatttttattttcataataataGTCTGTTCCTGATGAATGAGTGcttttttctgctgtgttttaGGTCACATGAatgcacaaagacaaaaaagaaacaaaaaattaaagctcGGATACCAAATTAtagaacaattttttattttatttctgttaaatcttttaaaaataaaagtctggagAATGTTTTATGTAACTAAACTTGTATTAAAACCTGTGACTGAATTCAGAGAACCTATGATTGTTTATTAGAAATGAATGTTAAGTGTAACTCTGCTGAGAGCTGAACAGTTTCTCTTATCCTTTCTAACAAACCAGAtgaatacttaaaaaaatatactcTCTT carries:
- the LOC101172422 gene encoding heat shock factor-binding protein 1 — translated: MRTLRSASMSEADGGAAAELKEIMETTMRRLQDRFKKTSEQLESNIDQMGRRIKDLEKNVAELMSQAGMEASSDVSESI